The Candidatus Bathyarchaeum sp. genome includes the window TCCAAAGTTTATCACGGGCAAACAACCAGTAACAATTAGTTTCTTGTTTTTTGGAACTTTTTTCAGCAAGTCGATAATTCGGTTTTCTGTCGGAGACTTCACTGCACAGGTGTTATAAACTACAAAATCGGCGTCCAACTTGTTCATCACTAGTTTGAACCCTGCATCTGTGAGGCAACCTGCTATGACTTCGCCGTCTGCAAGGTTTGCTGAACATCCAAAGCTTTTCACGTAAACTCTTCTCACTTTTTTGTCCATGGGGTTCAGCTCGAATTACATCAAAGCCCTTGCAAAATGAATAATATGAGTTATACGGTTTTATTTCTATGTGGAAAACTTAAGGAGCTTATGAAATGGGTTTTTAACACGACGATTACACGCAGAAAAAACGGGTCGATGCAAAAGCTTATAAACACTTGTATGATCATATTTGTAACATATTTGTATCATAACATTAAGACATATAAGTCCTAACTACTGTCATCATAGATAATTGTTACAGTGGAGAGAATAAAAATGAAACTAATTACACTACACTTACCTGAACCTTACATCCAAGCACTTGATAACCTTGTCGATGAAAAATATTATCCAAACCGTGCTGAAGCAATACGCACAGCAGTCAGAGACTTACTCAGCATAGAAGCATGGGGGCGCAACCGCAGTGGTTAGAAACCTAGAAAAACTAGTCAAACTACAGCATCCAACAGACCTCTCTGAACTGGCAATACAAGCCATAGACACCTGCCCGACATTAATCAAACTAGACCTAACAAACATTGAGCCCTACACTGAAGCAGGACCAATCGTTCACATTGACTTGGGTCTAGACCAAATCGAAGAACTAGAAGAGTAAAATCTTCTAACTTTCAGTTTTTCTTTTTTAACCTAGAAATCGACCTTTTCATCCAAACCTTCAAGGGTATGCCCTTTCCCACAGGGATTGTGGCGCCACGAATTATTGCCTTAGCAATTTCATCTGCTTTTGGGTCTGCGTCCACAATTGTGTAGGCTGAACCGATCTCGGGGGCATAATGAGAATCGCTTCCTCCAGTTTGAGGAAGCTTCAGTTTTTCAGCAAATTTTTTGCTGTAGTGAGTCAAAACAGGAAATGGAAACGAAGCCGCATTCATTACCTCAACTGCATCATAGCAGGTTACTTTTCGGGATGCAGGGGACTTGTAAAAAGCAGTCGGATGAGCAGCTATGGCAATGCCTCCGGCTTCGTGAATTTTTTGGATAGTTTGCTCCATGCTCAATTTTGCAGGTATGGGAGTAGTTACATTGATTCCCAGCACGTGACCTTGAAGGGTGGAAACTTCAATTCCTGGAATGATAAGAATTTCTTTAGATTTTAGTTTAAGAGCACCTTCAACCGTGTTGTGGTCAGTTATCGCAACCCCGTCCAAACCTCTTTTTTTGGCAAAACAAATCACCTGCTCAAGGGTGATGGTGGAATCTTTGGAATAACAAGTATGAACGTGAAAATCGATTTTCAGTC containing:
- a CDS encoding ribbon-helix-helix domain-containing protein codes for the protein MKLITLHLPEPYIQALDNLVDEKYYPNRAEAIRTAVRDLLSIEAWGRNRSG
- a CDS encoding PHP domain-containing protein: MGLKIDFHVHTCYSKDSTITLEQVICFAKKRGLDGVAITDHNTVEGALKLKSKEILIIPGIEVSTLQGHVLGINVTTPIPAKLSMEQTIQKIHEAGGIAIAAHPTAFYKSPASRKVTCYDAVEVMNAASFPFPVLTHYSKKFAEKLKLPQTGGSDSHYAPEIGSAYTIVDADPKADEIAKAIIRGATIPVGKGIPLKVWMKRSISRLKKKN